AGAGCGAGTGCGCGCTGGACCTGATCCTCCGCGGGCACCGCTTCGTCACCGACGACGTCATCCACCTGGAGAAGCGGGGGCCGGAAACCGTCCTGGGGACCGGGGAGGACGTGACCCGGCATCACATGGAGATCCGCGGCCTGGGGATCATCAACATCCAGGACCTCTTCGGCCCCACGGCGATCGTGGACCGGAAGAAGGTGGAGATGGTCATCCGGATCGAGGAGTGGAATGCCGCCAACGACTACGACCGCCTCGGCCTGGATGACCTCCGCACGGACGTACTCGGAGTGCGCCTGCCGACGATCCTCCTCCCCGTCTCCCCCGGCCGCAACCTTGCGACGATCGTGGAGGTGGCGGTCCGGAACTATCTGCTGAAGAACCGGGGTCTTTTCTCCGCAGCGCAGCTGGTGGAGCGCCAGTCGAGGCTGGCGGAAGGGCGAAAGCCGGAATGACGGCGCCCCCGAGGTTTCGTCGCGCCCGCATCGTCGTCGTGACCGGCCTTTCGGGGTCGGGAAAGAGCACAGCGACGAAGGTGTTCGAGGACATCGGCTACTTCTGCGTCGACAACCTCCCGCCGGTGCTCCTTCCGAAAATCGTGGACCTGGTCTCCGAAGCGCGGACCGACGTGGTCCGCATCGCGCTCGTGGCCGACGTGCGGGGGAGGGAATTCCTGCACGATTTCGCGCGGGTCATCGAACAGCTCCGGCAGGGGCAGCACGATGTCCACGTCCTGTTCCTCGACGCGGGGGACGACGTCCTCCTTCTCCGGTACAGCGAGACGAGGAGGAGACACCCGCTTGCGGCCCGGGGCGGAGCGAAGGAGGCGATCCGCAGGGAGCGGGAGATGCTCTCCCCCCTCCGGGAGATGGCCGACACGGTTCTCAACACCTCCCAGTACACCGTCCACCAGTTGCGGGACACCATCGTCCGGAGATTCCGCGGGAAGGGGGGACCGACCCTTCAGGTGGGCGTCGTCTCCTTCGGATACAAGTACGGCATTCCCCTCGAAGCGGACATGGTGATCGACGTCCGGTTTCTTCCCAACCCCAATTTCGTCCCGAAGCTGAAACCTTTGACCGGCCTGGACCGGAAGGTGCGCGATTACGTCATGAAGAACCGGTCGACGCGGACGTTTTTCGGAAAGCTGACCTCGTTCTTGCAATTCCTTCTCCCCCTTTATAAAAAGGAAGGGAAGGCCTATTTCACGCTGGGCGTGGGATGTACGGGAGGGAGGCACCGTTCGGTGGTGGTGGCCGAGGCGGTGAAGCGCTCTCTTCCCAAGCCGGTGGCCCCCATCGTGGTCCATCGCGACATCCACAGGTCATCCCCTCCCGGCAGGAGCGTCCGATGATCGGCATCGTACTGGTTTCCCATGGCCAGCTGGCTTCCGAGCTTCTGCGCGCCGCGGAAATCATCGTCGGGAAGATCGAGAACACGGTGACGGTCGACGTCCACCCGAAGATGGGGATGGAGGAGATCCACACGGCGGTGGAGGCGGCGATCCGGACCGTCGACGCGGGGAAGGGAGTCCTCCTTTTCATCGACATGTTCGGAGGGACTCCCTCCAACATCGGTCTGTCCTTCCTCGCCACCCACAACGTGGAGGTGGTGACGGGGGTGAACCTTCCGATGATGGTGAAGCTTCCGATGGTGCGGCCGACGATGTCCCTCTCCGAGTTGGCCAAGTTTCTCCGGGACTACGGCCAGCGGAACATCACGATCCCGGGCGACATGCTCAAGAAGAAGGCGGAAAAATAAACGCGATGTCCCTCGTCCTGGTGCGGGTTGACTGCCGGCTGATCCACGGCCAGGTGGTGGAGACCTGGATTCCCCACACGGGGGCCAACTGCCTCCTCGTGGCCAACGACGAACTCGCGGGCAACCCGTTCTTGCGGTCGGTCATGGAGATGGCCGTGCCGCAGGACATCCACGTCGTCTTCTGCCGGGTGGACGAGGTCGGACGCCCCCTCGCCGAGATCGACCGCCTGGGGGAAAAGGCGATCCTCCTCTGTGCGACCTCCCGCGACGCCCTGGCCATTTTTCAATGCGGGGTCCGCTTCTCCACGCTGAACATCGGCAACCTCCATTACGCGGCGGGGAAGGTGGAGATCGCCCCCTCGGTCTTTTTTTCCCGGGAAGACTTCGATACCGTTCACTGCTTCTCCCACCTCGGCGTGGCCGTAACCGTCCGTTCCACGCCGTTCGAAGCCGGCACCTTGTTCGATCCCGAGGGGTGACGGCGATGGTGGGGAGTTTCCTGCTCGCCGCCGCTCTCGGGGGGGTCTGCTATCTCGACCGGACCGCCGCGTTCCAGATGATGCTGCACAGGCCCCTCGTGGTGGCCTCGATCATGGGGGCGATCTTCGGAAACTTCGCCGCGGGGGCCCAGGTGGGGGCGGTACTGGAACTCCTCTACATCGCGCGCCTTCCCGTCGGGGCGTCCGTTCCCCCCGATGACACGGGGGCCGCGGTGTTCGGGGGGGCGGCCGCGGCCGCGGCTTCCTCCTCGATCGGGCTCGATATGGGGAGTTTTGCCTCGATCCTCCTCCTGTCGGTGCCGTGCGCGGAGTTCGGAAAGTACGCGGACCGCTTTGTGCGGCGGATCAACGGAAGGATCGCCCACCTGACCGTCGAGCAGGTGGAGAGAGGGGACACCCTGGCGGTGGAGCACGCCCTGATGGCCGGCGCCATTCTCTTCGCCGTCTTCGGGATGGCGCTCACGCTTCTTTTCTCCGGTCTCGGCATCTCCGCGGCGCGGTTCCTCCTCCCCCGGTTCGGCCCGGAAAGCCACCTTCAGTTCGCCGCCCTGCTGCCCGCGCTTCCTCTCCTCGGGGCCGCGTCGGTCTTCTCCTGCAGCAGAACGGACCGGACTGCGCCCGTCTTTTATTTGACGATGGGGTGCGTCTTCGCCGTGACGTTCTTTTTCCGGTGGGTGGTCTGATGGGAGGGATCCCGTTGCGCGTGCGCAGAAAGGTCTGGTTCCGGCAGTTTCTCCTGCAGGGCTGCTGGAACTATGAAGGGATGCAGAACGTGGGATTCGCCTACAGCATCCTGCCCGCGCTCCGCGATCGATACGGGGGCCGTCCGGAAGAGCTCTCCCGGGCGCTCAAGCGCCACCTCGAGTTCTTCAACACCCATCCGGCGATGGCGGCGGTGATCCTGGGGGCGGTGATCCGGCTCGAGGAGCGCGTCGCGGCGGGGGAGGAGGATCCACGGGCGGTCGGCACGTTCAAGGTGGGGCTGATGGGTTCCCTCGGGGCGATCGGGGACTCGTACTTCTGGGGGGCCCTGAAGCCGATGGCGTCCGTCGCGGGGGCGATCCTGGCGTTCGTCCACCCCCTCCTGGGGATTGCGACGCTGTTGCTTCTCTACAACAGCTCCCACCTCGTACTCCGTTTCCGGGGGTACACCGCGGGGATCGGAGGGGAGGAGGGCGCGGTCCGGTTCCTCAAGTCCGCGGGGTTCACCGCGAGGACGGAGGACCGGAAGATGATCGCCGCCATTCTGGGAGGGGCCTATGCGGGGGTGGTGGGCAGCCACGCGGCGCTTCTCTTCGGCGGGGCGTGGCTGGAGTTGGGGGTTTTCCTGGTCGCCGCGCTGACCGTCCACCTGTTCACGGTCTTTTTCCGGAAGGCGGTGTCGCCTTCGGAAGTGCTTCTCCTGCTTCTCCTCATCGGGACGCTGATTCTCTGGCAATGAAGGCGTCGGACGACAAATCGGTCGGTAGGGAAGGGGAACCCGGAAAGAGGGAGTGCCGGTTCGAGATCGTGAACCGGCTGGGGCTGCACGCCCGCGCCGCGGCGAAGCTCGTCCGCCTCGCCAACGGCTTTTCCTCGGAAATCCGCCTGTCCCGGGAAGGGGTGGAGGTGAACGGCAAGAGCATCATGGGCGTCCTGATGCTCGCGGCCCACCGGCAGTCCCATGTCTTGGTGTCCGCCGAGGGGCCGGACGCCCGGGAGGCCGTGGAGGCGATCGGTGTGTTGATCGCGGGGAAATTCGAGGAGGAGGAGTAGGAACCATGCCCGAGAGCGCGCGTCCGAAGATGAAGGTGCTCCGCGGGATTCCGGCCTCCCCCGGAGTGGCCATCGGGAAGGCGTTCTTCCTCAACCGTGCGCTTCCGCGATCCGTCCATTCGACCGTGCCCAAGGAGACGATCGAGGAGGAGATCGGCTCGTTTCTCCGCGCGGTGGCCCGCTCCAAGGAGCAGATCCACGCGATCCGGGACGGCGTCAAGGATCACGCAGCGGACCATTACCAGATCCTCTCCGTCCATCTGGCTCTCCTCGAGGACTCGATGCTGGTCGACCAGACGGTCCGCCTCATCCGGGAGAACCAGTTCAAGGCGGACTGGGCGTTCAACAAGGTGCTCCAGAACCTTCTGGAGACGTTTCACCGGATCGAAGACCAATATCTCCGGGAGCGGGGGCACGATCTCCGGCAGATCGGACACCGGGTGCTCGAGAATCTGGCGGGGCGCCCCGTGGAAACGGTGGCGTCCATCCGGGACCCGGTGATCGTGATCGCGCACGACCTCTCGCCGGCCGACACGGCGCAGATATTGAAAAGCCCCGTCCTGGGGTTCGCGACCGACGTGGGAAGCAAGACCTCGCACACCGCGATCACCGCTCGCTCCCTCGGCATTCCCGCCGTGGTCGGGCTGGAGCGCGTGACGAGCGAATTCGTCGAGAACGAAGAGGTCATCATCGACGGGGAGGAGGGAGCCCTGATCCTTCGGCCCACCCCCGAGGTGGTGCGCGAATACACGGAGAAGAAGAAGGCCTACAGCCTCCGCATCCGGGACCTCGCCAAGTTCGCCCGCCTCCCCGCCGTCACGCGGGACGGAAAGACGCTCAGACTCCTGGCGAACATCGAGTTCCCCGAGGAGGCCGAGGTGGCCCTCCGGAGCGGCGCGGACGGGGTGGGCCTGTACCGGACCGAATTTCTGTACCTCAACCGGAAGGATCTCCCCTCGGAGGAGGAGCATTTCCAGACGTACCGCCGCGTCATCGAGAAGTTCGGGCGCCACCCCGTGACCGTCCGCACCATCGACCTGGGAGGGGACAAGTTCGCGTCGCAGATCGAGCTGGCCGAGGAGATGAACCCCGCGATGGGGCTTCGGGCGATCCGGTTCTGCCTTCGGGAGCGCGACATCTTCAAGCAGCAGATCCGGGCCATCCTGCGCGCCTCCTCCTACGGAAAGGTCCAGATGATGTTCCCCATGATCTCCGGGGTCGGGGAGCTGCGTGCCGCACTCGCGGTCGTCGAGGAGGCCCGGTCGGAGCTGAAGAAGAGGCGAATCTCGTTCGACCGCCAGATGCCGGTGGGGATCATGGTGGAGATCCCGGCGGCGGCGATCGTCGCGGACCAGCTGGCGAGGGAGGTGAATTTCTTCAGCATCGGGACGAACGACCTCATCCAGTACGCCCTCGCCATCGACCGGGTGAACGAACACGTCTCGTACCTCTACGAACCGCTGCACCCGGCGATCCTTCGGCTGATCCGTCGGATCGTCGACGCGGGGCATGACGCCGGCATCCCGGTGGCCATGTGCGGGGAGATGGCCGGCGAGCCCCTCTACACCTACGTCCTTCTCGGTCTGGGGTTGGACGAGATGAGCATGAACGCGACGTCCATCCCGCGCGTGAAGCGGATCCTCCGGAAGTCGGCCGCTTTCGAGGCGCGGGAATTCGCGGAGGGGCTCCTCGCTCACGCCACCGCGGCCGACATCGCCGGGATCCTGGTGAAGAAGCTGGAAGACCTATTTCCGGAAGAACGGTTCTGACGTATAATCCGAAGGCTTTTATTCCTTTCCCCCGGGAGAGACCTGGCATGAGAGATTTTCTGTTCACCTCGGAATCCGTGACGGGGGGCCACCCCGACAAGGTCGCGGACCAGATTTCCGACGCGGTTCTCGACGAGATTCTCCGGAAGGACCCGCGGGGGAGGGTCGCCTGCGAGACGATGGTGACGACCGGCCTCGTCATGGTGGCCGGGGAGATCACCACGACCGCCCTGCTCGACATCCCCGCCCTCGTTCGCCAGACGATCGCGGCCATCGGGTACACGGAGAACATGAAGGGATTCGACGCGAGCAACTGCGCCGTCGTGATGGCGGTCGACCGCCAGTCCCCCGACATCGCCCGGGGCGTCGACCGGAAGACGGCCGACCGACAGGGGGCCGGCGACCAGGGAATCATGTTCGGGTTCGCCTGCAGGGAGACGAAAGAGTTGATGCCGATGCCGATCGCGTTCGCCCACCGGATATGCGGCCGGCTGACCGAAGCGAGGGAGAAGCGGGTGCTGCCGTGGCTTCGGCCGGACGGGAAGAGCCAGGTGACCGTGCGGTACGCGGGGGGCGTGCCGCGCGAGGTGACCGCCGTCGTCTGCTCGGCGCAACACGCGGAGGATGTGAAGAGGAAAGCGCTCGAGGAGGGGATCATCGAGGAGGTCATCCGGAAGAGCATCCCGGCGGACTTGCTGTCCCCCAAGGTGAAGTTCTACATCAACCCCACCGGAAGGTTTGTCGTCGGCGGGCCCCACGGCGACACGGGTCTGACGGGGCGGAAGATCATCGTCGACACCTACGGGGGGTACAGCCGGCATGGCGGCGGGGCGTTCTCCGGGAAAGATCCCTCCAAGGTCGACCGGAGCGCCTCCTATATGGCCCGCTATGTGGCGAAGAACATCGTCGCCGCGGGGCTGGCGGGGGCGTGCGAACTCCAGCTCGCCTATGCCATCGGCGTGGCGGAGCCGGTGTCCGTCATGATGGAGACCTTCTCCACGGCCAGGGTGCCGCCGGAGAAGATCGAGCGGGCGGTGCGCGAAACCTTCGATCTGCGGCCCGCCAGGATCATCCAGGAACTCGACCTCCTCCGGCCGATCTACCGGAAGACCGCGGCCCTGGGCCACTTCGGCAGGGAGCTTCCGGAGTTCACCTGGGAGAAGACCGACAGGACGAGCGTACTGCGCAAGGCCGCGGGCCGCTGACCTATTCTTGGAAGGGGAGAAAGGGGGACACGAGAATGGCCCGCGGAAAGAAATTCGACGTCAAGGACGTGCGTCTCGCGCGGGCGGGGCGCGACCGCATCGAGTGGGCGAAAAAGGAGATGCCGGTGCTCCGCTCCATCGGGGAGCGGTTCACGAAGGAAAAGCCCCTCAAGGGGACACGGATCTCCGCCTGCCTTCATGTGACCACCGAGACGGCGGCGCTCATGCAGGTGCTCGCGGCGGGCGGCGCGAAGGTCGCGCTGTGCGCCTCCAACCCCCTCTCGACGCAGGACGATGCCGCCGCCGCGCTCGTGGCGAACGACGGCATATCCGTCTACGCGATCAAGGGCGAGAACCGGAGGACCTATTACAACCACATTCTCCAGGCGTTGTCGGTTGCGCCCCACCTGACGATGGACGACGGGGCCGACCTGGTCTCCGTGATCCACACGAAACGCAAGGAATATCTGGAAAACGTGGCGGGGGGCACCGAGGAGACGACGACCGGCGTCATCCGGCTGCGCGCCATGGCGGAGAAGGGGGTGCTGCGCTATCCCATCGTAGCGGTCAACGAAGCGAAAACCAAACACTTTTTCGATAACCGGTACGGAACGGGGCAGTCCACGATCGACGGGATCCTCCGCGCGACCAACCGGCTGCTGGCCGGCTCCTGCTTCGTGGTGGCGGGGTACGGATGGTGCGGGCGCGGGCTGGCGATGCGCGCCCGCGGAATGGGGGCCCGTGTCCTCGTCACCGAGGTGGACCCCCTCCCGGCGCTCGAGGCGGTCATGGACGGCTTCGAGGTGGCCCCGATGAGCGAGGCGGCCGCCTGGGGCGACATCTTCTGCACCCTCACGGGGAATATCCATGTGCTTCGGGGGGAGCACTTCCGGAAAATGAAGGACGGGGCAATCGTTTGCAATTCCGGACACTTCAACGTTGAGATCGACATCCCCGCCCTGGCGGGGATGTCCCGTACGGTCCGCACCGTCCGCCCCTTCGTCGAGGAATACCGGTTGCGGGACGGAAAGGCGATTCACGTTCTGGCCGAGGGGCGGCTCATCAACCTGGCAGCGGCGGAAGGTCATCCCGCGACCGTCATGGACATGAGCTTCGCCAACCAGGCGCTCGGCGTGGAATATCTGGTCGAGAGGCGGGAGACCCTCGAGAGCAAGGTCTACCCGATACCCAAGGAGATCGACCAAGAGATCGCGAGGCTGAAGCTCGCGGCCATCAACGCCCGGATCGACCGCCTCACCCCGGAACAGAAAAAGTACCTCGCATCGTGGGAGATGGGGACCTAATGTGCGGGGACACTCCTAAGAACAGGGACGTTCCTTAGAACTCTTCCTCCCCTGCGGCGGGCGCCGCATCCATGCCCTGTTACGAGGGCGCCAGGATCGGCTTCGCCTCCGGGGTCCCCACTCGCGTCCAGCCTCGCCGCATCCGCCCGGACCTCCCGTCCGGGCATGGCGGTCCGCCTCGCCCACCTGTCGCCCGCATCGGGGCGGGCTTTTCCTCCTGTTCGTCGGCGGCGGGCTCGGAGCTCGAACCTTCAGGACACATTTCACCGGAAGGGTTCTCGCTCCCCGGCTGCGTCCAGCGAACGTGCCCATTGGTCGTCTCCCCGGCCATTCCCCTTCCTGTGTGGTATGCAAGCCTTTTTCCCCTATAAACGGCGGGGCCTCCGCCGGTTCCGCCTTCGGCTTCCCGCTCGGGGGATCCCCTGCGGCGGGCGCCGCATCCACGCCCTCTTTGTAATGCGTCCCCACCCGACGATCTTCGCGGGGATCGATCCTTCCCTCCTCCGGCCGGCATCTTACTTATTGGCCGGAAGAGAGGAGACTTCCCCTCCTTGAAGAGAGCGGGGGCGGGTTTTCGCCCCCGTCGTTCTTCCGGCCATTTTTTAACCCCCCGGGAACGCCTATCGTCTCGTGTGCCGGAGCAGGAAGACCCCCGCGGAGGCGATCGCCAGGTCCGGGAGCCAGGCCGCCGCGAGGGGAGGCAGAAGTCCTTTCCTCCCCAGGGAGAGCGACGCCGAAAGCACGATCCAGCACACGAACCCGATGAACAGCCCCGCACCGATGCTTCTCCACACTCCCCCCGACCGGGGCGACCGGAGGGCGATCGGAATGGCGAGCAGGCTGATGGCGACGTTCAGGAGGGGGTACGAAAGCTTGGCGTGCAGGTCCACCTCGTAGCGTCGCACGTCGTATCCGCGGGCGATCGAATCGCGGACATAGTCCGAAAGCTGGGCGTAGGTCATCTCCTCCGGCGGTGTTTCCCCCTCTAAAAACCCGAGAAGGGTTTCCGGAAAGAAGAATTCCCGGTCCGTGAAGCGGACCGTCTCGATATTCCCGGAAAATCGACGCTCCGTGCCCTCGCGCAGGAGCCATTTTCCGTCCTCCAAAAAGGTGGCCGAGCGGGCGTCGACGCGGCGCACGAGGCGGAAGTCCCCGTCCACCTCCAGGTACTGGAACCCGGAGAGCTCCCGCCTTTCGGGGTGGACCACCTGGGCGGAGAGGATTCCGTTCGCGCCGCGGATCCAGTAGCGGTTCAGCGAGAACTCGGCCCCGACCTTGCCGGGCCGCACCGCAAACTGGGCGATTTCCCTGGCCTTGCGGTTTGCCCGGGGGGCGACGGTTTCCGAAGCCACCAGGGACAGGGCGAAGATGACGGCGCATCCGGCGAGAAGCGGCGCGCAGGCCCTCCCGAGGCTGATCCC
This DNA window, taken from Candidatus Deferrimicrobiaceae bacterium, encodes the following:
- the rapZ gene encoding RNase adapter RapZ; its protein translation is MTAPPRFRRARIVVVTGLSGSGKSTATKVFEDIGYFCVDNLPPVLLPKIVDLVSEARTDVVRIALVADVRGREFLHDFARVIEQLRQGQHDVHVLFLDAGDDVLLLRYSETRRRHPLAARGGAKEAIRREREMLSPLREMADTVLNTSQYTVHQLRDTIVRRFRGKGGPTLQVGVVSFGYKYGIPLEADMVIDVRFLPNPNFVPKLKPLTGLDRKVRDYVMKNRSTRTFFGKLTSFLQFLLPLYKKEGKAYFTLGVGCTGGRHRSVVVAEAVKRSLPKPVAPIVVHRDIHRSSPPGRSVR
- a CDS encoding PTS sugar transporter subunit IIA, which translates into the protein MIGIVLVSHGQLASELLRAAEIIVGKIENTVTVDVHPKMGMEEIHTAVEAAIRTVDAGKGVLLFIDMFGGTPSNIGLSFLATHNVEVVTGVNLPMMVKLPMVRPTMSLSELAKFLRDYGQRNITIPGDMLKKKAEK
- a CDS encoding PTS sugar transporter subunit IIB, yielding MSLVLVRVDCRLIHGQVVETWIPHTGANCLLVANDELAGNPFLRSVMEMAVPQDIHVVFCRVDEVGRPLAEIDRLGEKAILLCATSRDALAIFQCGVRFSTLNIGNLHYAAGKVEIAPSVFFSREDFDTVHCFSHLGVAVTVRSTPFEAGTLFDPEG
- a CDS encoding PTS sugar transporter subunit IIC → MVGSFLLAAALGGVCYLDRTAAFQMMLHRPLVVASIMGAIFGNFAAGAQVGAVLELLYIARLPVGASVPPDDTGAAVFGGAAAAAASSSIGLDMGSFASILLLSVPCAEFGKYADRFVRRINGRIAHLTVEQVERGDTLAVEHALMAGAILFAVFGMALTLLFSGLGISAARFLLPRFGPESHLQFAALLPALPLLGAASVFSCSRTDRTAPVFYLTMGCVFAVTFFFRWVV
- a CDS encoding PTS system mannose/fructose/sorbose family transporter subunit IID — translated: MRRKVWFRQFLLQGCWNYEGMQNVGFAYSILPALRDRYGGRPEELSRALKRHLEFFNTHPAMAAVILGAVIRLEERVAAGEEDPRAVGTFKVGLMGSLGAIGDSYFWGALKPMASVAGAILAFVHPLLGIATLLLLYNSSHLVLRFRGYTAGIGGEEGAVRFLKSAGFTARTEDRKMIAAILGGAYAGVVGSHAALLFGGAWLELGVFLVAALTVHLFTVFFRKAVSPSEVLLLLLLIGTLILWQ
- a CDS encoding HPr family phosphocarrier protein, encoding MKASDDKSVGREGEPGKRECRFEIVNRLGLHARAAAKLVRLANGFSSEIRLSREGVEVNGKSIMGVLMLAAHRQSHVLVSAEGPDAREAVEAIGVLIAGKFEEEE
- the ptsP gene encoding phosphoenolpyruvate--protein phosphotransferase — its product is MPESARPKMKVLRGIPASPGVAIGKAFFLNRALPRSVHSTVPKETIEEEIGSFLRAVARSKEQIHAIRDGVKDHAADHYQILSVHLALLEDSMLVDQTVRLIRENQFKADWAFNKVLQNLLETFHRIEDQYLRERGHDLRQIGHRVLENLAGRPVETVASIRDPVIVIAHDLSPADTAQILKSPVLGFATDVGSKTSHTAITARSLGIPAVVGLERVTSEFVENEEVIIDGEEGALILRPTPEVVREYTEKKKAYSLRIRDLAKFARLPAVTRDGKTLRLLANIEFPEEAEVALRSGADGVGLYRTEFLYLNRKDLPSEEEHFQTYRRVIEKFGRHPVTVRTIDLGGDKFASQIELAEEMNPAMGLRAIRFCLRERDIFKQQIRAILRASSYGKVQMMFPMISGVGELRAALAVVEEARSELKKRRISFDRQMPVGIMVEIPAAAIVADQLAREVNFFSIGTNDLIQYALAIDRVNEHVSYLYEPLHPAILRLIRRIVDAGHDAGIPVAMCGEMAGEPLYTYVLLGLGLDEMSMNATSIPRVKRILRKSAAFEAREFAEGLLAHATAADIAGILVKKLEDLFPEERF
- the metK gene encoding methionine adenosyltransferase — encoded protein: MRDFLFTSESVTGGHPDKVADQISDAVLDEILRKDPRGRVACETMVTTGLVMVAGEITTTALLDIPALVRQTIAAIGYTENMKGFDASNCAVVMAVDRQSPDIARGVDRKTADRQGAGDQGIMFGFACRETKELMPMPIAFAHRICGRLTEAREKRVLPWLRPDGKSQVTVRYAGGVPREVTAVVCSAQHAEDVKRKALEEGIIEEVIRKSIPADLLSPKVKFYINPTGRFVVGGPHGDTGLTGRKIIVDTYGGYSRHGGGAFSGKDPSKVDRSASYMARYVAKNIVAAGLAGACELQLAYAIGVAEPVSVMMETFSTARVPPEKIERAVRETFDLRPARIIQELDLLRPIYRKTAALGHFGRELPEFTWEKTDRTSVLRKAAGR
- the ahcY gene encoding adenosylhomocysteinase, which produces MARGKKFDVKDVRLARAGRDRIEWAKKEMPVLRSIGERFTKEKPLKGTRISACLHVTTETAALMQVLAAGGAKVALCASNPLSTQDDAAAALVANDGISVYAIKGENRRTYYNHILQALSVAPHLTMDDGADLVSVIHTKRKEYLENVAGGTEETTTGVIRLRAMAEKGVLRYPIVAVNEAKTKHFFDNRYGTGQSTIDGILRATNRLLAGSCFVVAGYGWCGRGLAMRARGMGARVLVTEVDPLPALEAVMDGFEVAPMSEAAAWGDIFCTLTGNIHVLRGEHFRKMKDGAIVCNSGHFNVEIDIPALAGMSRTVRTVRPFVEEYRLRDGKAIHVLAEGRLINLAAAEGHPATVMDMSFANQALGVEYLVERRETLESKVYPIPKEIDQEIARLKLAAINARIDRLTPEQKKYLASWEMGT
- the lptG gene encoding LPS export ABC transporter permease LptG: MTIVTRYLLREFSRMAAAATVGFLLLFVVIDFVERADEFLKTKVSPWEMLGYYLYSAPNIFILTSPVAVLLAVLITVSLRARANEFTAIFSGGISLGRACAPLLAGCAVIFALSLVASETVAPRANRKAREIAQFAVRPGKVGAEFSLNRYWIRGANGILSAQVVHPERRELSGFQYLEVDGDFRLVRRVDARSATFLEDGKWLLREGTERRFSGNIETVRFTDREFFFPETLLGFLEGETPPEEMTYAQLSDYVRDSIARGYDVRRYEVDLHAKLSYPLLNVAISLLAIPIALRSPRSGGVWRSIGAGLFIGFVCWIVLSASLSLGRKGLLPPLAAAWLPDLAIASAGVFLLRHTRR